AATTTGAATTTTAGGAGGGATTGTTTGGAACTGAGGCGGGATCTGCTTGACAGGGGGTCGTGCGGAAGGCCAGTTGACGAAGCTTGGGAGTGCGGGCGGGTGGTAAAGCGGATAAGAAAATTTTTGTTGAATTTGTTTAAAAGTTACTGAGGTAAAACAGCCGCGCGTTAAGCCGCGCGGCGCTCTTGCAATTGTACCTTTTCTACGACAGCTTCGCCAGACTCATCCATAGGGATAGTGTCCTTGAAGCGATCCAGAACTTCGTTGGTGGTGTCCTGCAACCGCGTATTTGGCTTATGCAGCTTACGCGTCGCCTTCGACGCCAGTTGACAAAGCTCATAACGATTGTTCACGTGCGTGAGAGCTCCAAAGATAAGATCCGAGCGCATAGTTTCTCCCTTTCAATTTCCGAAGCGGAAGCGTCTTGTTAGCGCTAACTCGCTCGAAGTGATTCAAATGTGGCAACCAGTCTTTGAACCTTCTAGGACCGCTGCCGTAAATTAGCCTCGTGCATTAGACGCAAAAAATGCGTCCGGGGACTCCCGCAATCTGTCAAAAATCTCAACATCGTGATATCTGACATATCGCGTTTGCAAGCCGAACAGACTGCCCGGCCTGCTAGTTAGCGTTTCTTGCCGAATCTGTCTCTTCCGTAGGATTCGGCGCTCGCCGCGCCCAGGTGTGAAACAGGAGGCTCGCCAGAAATCTGGCAAGTCGCAGGTCATCACAGCTTGCCGGTCCGTCTTTTTGAGAGATCCTGATGGTCCCAGACCAACTGCGACTTCATGGAAAGTAAACTGTTCGACGCTCAAGGTCAATACTTTTTTCGGGAACTTCGAAATAATGAAATTCTAGAAACGGTATACATTAGCCCTACGCAAAAGGATCAATTTTCCTCATCTGCCCGCTTATGCCCAGTAGCTTCGGTCTAACGTACGGTACTGAATCGCCTCTGCGATGTGCTTAACTGCTATATCCCGCTCGCCGCCCAGATCGGCTATCGTCCTTGCTACCTTCAAGATACGGTCATGTGCCCGTGCACTCAACCCCTGTTGCAGCATCGCCCGTTCGAGCAGCCGTTCGGCGTCAGACGACAGTTCACAGTAGGAACGTATCTGCTGCGTATTCATTTGGGAGTTCGAAAATATCTGCCGCGAAGCCGCCTTCGCCGTCCCTTTCGTCCGCTCCGCCGCCGCTCCAAATCGCTCATGCTGCCGCTCCCTCGCAGCCAGCACTCGAGCCCGGATATGCTCCGACCCCTCCGCCGCCGCACTGCCCCGCAACTCCTTATATTGCACAGCCGGAACCTCAATGTGAATATCAATCCGGTCAAGTAATGGCCCCGAAACCTTCGAAACATACCGCTGGATCATCGGTGGCGTGCACATGCACTCCCGAGACTTGTCGTTAAAATATCCACAGGGACAAGGATTCATTGCGGCTGCAAGCATGAACCGCGCAGGAAAGCTCAAACTCATCGCCGCACGGGCGATCGTCACATGGCCATCCTCCAACGGCTGCCGCAGCACCTCCAACACGTTTCGCGGAAACTCCGGCAGCTCATCCAGAAAGAGCAGCCCGTTGTGGGCCAGTGACACCTCGCCTGGCCGCGGCATCATCCCACCGCCAATCAACCCGGCGTCCGAGATCGTGTGGTGTGGCGACCGGAACGGCCGATGAGCCACCAGCCCCTGCTCAGAGTCCAAAACTCCCGCCACCGAGTGGATCTTCGTCGTCTCCAGCGCCTCTTCAAACCGGAGCGGAGCCAGAATGGACGGCAGACGCTTGGCGAGCATGGTCTTGCCCGACCCCGGCGGCCCAATCATCAAAATGTTATGCCCACCTGCCGCCGCAACCTCGAGCGCACGCTTCGCCACCTGCTGTCCGCGCACGTCTTTAAAGTCGAACGGAAAGTGCTGCATCTCGTTCAGCAGATCGGTCGTCTCCACCTTCAGGGGAGTCGCCTTGATGCCACCCATCACCGCCGAGTTCAACAGCTCTCGCACCTCCAGCAGCGACTTCACCGGATAAACATTGACCCCTTCAACGACCGCCGCCTCCCGGGCATTACTCGCCGGAATGATGAGGTTCGGAATCCCCTTCGCGCGCGCCGCCACCGCAATCGGCAGCATCCCCTGCACCGCCCGCAGGCTGCCATCCAAACCCAACTCCCCCACCAGCAGGTAGTCGCTCAGATCCTTTATGTGCAGTGAGCCATAGGCGCCCAGTATCCCAATCGCAATCGGCAGGTCAAACCCCGAACCTTCTTTCTTCAGGTCTGCCGGAGCCAGATTAATTGTGATCCGCGTAGGAGGAATCTCGAATCCGGAGTTCTTAATCGCAGAACGCACCCGGTCACGACTCTCCCGCACGGCTGCATCGGGTAGCCCGACAGTGTGGAACTGTTCCTGGTCTAATTTGATATTGGAAAAATCGACTTCTACGTCGATGATGTGGGCGTCAATTCCATATACAGCAGCACTACGGGCCTTGAAAAGCATGGATAAGCCGATGAACCCTTGGGACGGAAGATTTTGCCGAGTATAGCACCCGACTCATTTCCTCCCCGGCTCAGGAAGCGAATACTCTTCAACAGGAACAGTGCGCAACTAGCGAGTCGTAGCAGCTAGCGGAGCCCGCAAAAACCAGCAGGTGGAAGCGAATCCCACCAATATTTCAATGATTTTCCTTTGTTAGGGTGAGGGTTGATTCATCTACGAATAGTTGCTTGGCGAATAGTTGCTTGGCACGGAAGTTCAGAATTTATCCTGACACCGCGCGGCTATCACAAGTTTGCTTGCCTCAGTTGGCTGTTATTTGATTTATATCCATTTCCAAATCAACGGGGATATTTTGAGATGTCGGTGCCAAATCAAAGTCGTTCTGGATGCTGGAACCTTTCGGCATGACGTTGAATACAAATTTAGTGTGGTGAGGTTTGTCGTCGATGGAGGAAGTGTAAGCGACGCATCCTACGACCTTGAAGGTAACCTTCCCAGGGCGGTCGGGATTTCTGAAAGCGTCAGCGATCTTATCCTTAGTCAGAAATGCTGCTCTAGTAAACGGGCCAAGGACTTGGTTTGGGAAAATTACGATACCCCCACTTACGATTGCGGCTTGTTTCTCCACATTTTCGGACCAAGTTTCGCAATCAGTAAGGTTTCCTCTCCAGTTCTCCATGAGGATAGGGCGAAAAATAACGTTTTGGGCTATTGAATGACCGACGTTGGACATAGAGACGGCCATTTGGAGAGATATCGAGTCAGGAGCTATTACGAGGAGGGCGTCATGCGCGTACTGGGTGGCTAGCCATGGCCGTTGCGACGATTCAAATTCTCTTTGAGCAGTAGTGGCTTGTTTAGTTGCAGCCTGAGTAGCTATACGAGTGAACCACAAGCTAATGAAGAGGGCCGCGAGGGCAAGGAGACTAATAGCAGCCGCGATTGCGGTTATCCAGTTCAAATAAACGGAAAGATCGAGTTGCTTTCTTCGGTAGTTCTCTTCGTTGGAATATTTCTCCTTGTCTTCGGAGGAAGGTTCTATTCTTACAGCCTGAACGGTGGGTATGGAGAACCGACATTTTTCGGTTTGGGTTGGATTTTCACCGCGATTGGGACTGCCTTTAGTATTGCCGCGATTATTCCGATTCTTGCTCAATATCTCTAACCCCGCTATTCCGGGATTAGGATAATCGAATGAAAGACATAACGCTTGAACATAGAGAAGGCGTTTTCTACAGTCTGTGTTGACGTTCAGTTTTTCTTTGTGGTTCGCTCTACCGCCTCATCACGTGAACAGTTCAGAAAACGAATCGTCTTCGCCAAGACGGTGGGCAATTAGCGAGGGGTTGGCACTCGCGAAGAATCCGCACGGTGCCCGCAAACAAACAGGTGCAAGAGAATCCCACGAATATTTCTTCGAATTTAGCCCAAAAATCGCATGTCAAGCCCCAAACCCATCTAAACCACTGAACCACAAGGAGATCTACTTGGCACTTTAGTTAGGTCCGCTTGGCTATACTTCTAGTAGTCGAAAGAAAGCAAAGGCTCCGGACAGCATTGCACGCTAACTCGTTTGTTTGCACATATCTGCGGGTAACTCATTTGTTTGCAATATTTTGCGGACCATGACTACCCATAAACCATTCAAACAAAGATACTTACACGCGGGTAATATGGGGGGGGGGTACCCCCAGGACAGAAGGGACAGGAGGGGACGAAGATGGCAACAAAATCACGCATAACCGCCGCCTCGCCATCCGGCTTCCACGCGTCGCAGCCAAAATCCGACAAATCAGCGCCTCCGACCAAAGCCACCCACCGCACCCTACAATAACTTTCGTGAACACCAGCCTCTTCGAACTCTTCAAAATCGGCATCGGCCCCTCAAGCTCCCACACCGTCGGCCCCATGCGCGCCGCCCTCCGCTTCACCCGCGAACTCACTGAAAAAAATCTCCTCGAACCAACCGCAAGAGTCAAAGTCAACCTCTACGGATCGCTCGCCCTTACCGGCATCGGCCACGGAACCGACCGCGCCATCCTCCTCGGCCTCCTCGGCGAAGCGCCCGACACCGTCGACCCCTACACCGTCGAAACCAAGATCGCCGCTATTCGCAACACCAACACCATCTCTCTCGGCGGAAGCAAAACCATCCCCTTCCACGAAGCCGAAGACCTCAACTTTCGCCGCAACCAGATGTACCCCGATCCCGCCGTGCACTCGCACCCCAACGGCATGCGCTTCACCGCCTTCGACAACGCCGGTCGAAGTCTCGCCGAAGAGATCTTCTACTCCATCGGCGGCGGCTTCATCGTCTCCCACCCGGAGCTCCTAGCCGAGCGCACCGCCGAAGCGCCTGCTAGCTCTCGCACCGTTCCCTATCCCTTTCGCAGCGCGGAAGACCTCCTCGCCACCGCGAAGCGACACAACCTCACCATCTCCGATCTCCTGCTGGCGAACGAGGTCGCCCTGCTCAACGACCCCGACAACATCATCAACCGCCCTCAAGCCACCGCCTCGACCGCAGCGCAATCCCCCGAGGACAAGATCCGCGCCAGTATCCTCGCCCTCTGGCAAACCATGCAGCAGTGCACCGAACGCGGTATCGCCACCGAAGGCATCCTCCCAGGTGGACTCAACGTTCGCCGCCGCGCCCATCGCCTCGCAGAACGCCTCAACACGATCGGCTCCAAAGACCCACTCGCACCCATCGACTGGGTTACGGTTTACGCTATGGCCGTCAACGAAGAGAACGCCGCCGGCGGCAGAGTGGTGACCGCTCCCACGAACGGAGCGGCCGGAGTGATTCCTGCCATCGGCAACTACTACATGCGCTTCATTGAAGGAACCGAAGCAGAGAAGGAAGAGGGCATTCTCCGTTACTTTCTTACAGCTGCTGCCATCGGCATCTTGTACAAAGAGAACGCCAGCATCTCAGGTGCCGAGGTAGGGTGCCAGGGAGAGGTCGGAGTCGCTTGCAGCATGGCCGCAGGCGGACTGGTCGCCGCACTCAATGGTACGAACGCCCAAGTCGAACATGCAGCCGAAATCGCGATGGAGCACAATCTCGGCATGACCTGCGATCCCATAGGCGGCCTCGTCCAGATTCCCTGCATCGAGCGCAACGGCATGGGAGCAGTCAAAGCCATCAACGCCGCCCGCATGGCCATGCACGAAACCGGCGACCACAAACTCTCCCTGGATCAGATCATCGCCACCATGTATCAGACCGGTCTCGACATGCAATCCCGATACAAAGAAACCTCGCTTGCCGGTCTCGCCCTCAACATCATCGAGTGCTAGTGACATCGCTCGACTATCTTTGACAAGCCTCCGCCTTCGGACATACTGCCTTCGTTCTCTCAAAGAAAAGGGCCGATGCAGATTCTGCATCGGCCCTTTAGACACTCACTCGAATAGCATTGCTACTTTTGCGTCACCAGCAGAGCGATACGGCGATTCTGAGCCCGTCCCTCTTCAGTGGCGTTGTCGCCAACCGGGTACTGATCCCCATAGCCCTTGGACTCCAGCCGCGATGGATCAACCCCTGCTGCAACCAGAGCCTCCATCACGTTCTTGGCCCGCGCATCGGAGAGAGCAACATTAGCTGCCGCGTCTCCCGTGTTATCGGTGTAGCCGCCCAGCTTCACGTGAACGTTGGGGTACGCTTTCAGAATCGCAGCAATATTGCCTAGCTGCTCCTGGGACGACGGCTGCAGAGTGGCTTTCCCCGTGTCGAACAACAGGCGGTCGAAATTAAACCACGTCGTTGTATCCACCGGTTTAGAAGAGTCTCCCAGGAAGCTGATCAGTTTGTTCTCAATACCGAATCGGGGAATATTCAGTTCGACCCCATCCGGCAGCTTCGTCTTGAAAAAATCCCCAAGAGCCGACGCAGCGGAGGAAGCAGCAGTTGAAGTGGTTTGCACTGCGTCGTTGACCGGCGCCTTGGTTCGATTGAAGAACCAGAACAGGCAAAGCAACAATGCAGCCAGCAAAACGACAGGCCACAACCAACGATTGCCAGTCGCGACCTTCGCCGGAACCGCGGCTGTCAGATTCGAAGCTACATTCGAAGCGCCGCCAAATAGACTACCGAGTCCAGCAGGCAGGAAGCTCTGGAAGCTCGGAGCCTCAGCCTTCAACGTCGAACCAAGGTCGGCGGCACTCAGATTATTTTGTCGAACATGCTGCCCTAGAACTCCAAGCACCAGCGGAGCAGCCATAGCTAGGAGGGATCCTGCCTTGCCGCTCGAGACACCTACGGATCGGCCGATCGAATCGGTCACTGAGGACATATTGGAGCCGAAGATGCTAGATAAAAACTGGCTGCCAAGATTCGCAACAGGAGAGGACGCAGCGCCGGAGGCCAACGACCCTAGATTCGACGTAAGGCCTGAAAGAGCGCTTGGACCGTTCGCGGGGTTTGTAATAAGGCTGAATATCTGTCCCAAAAATCCAGGCTGGCCAACCTTCGCGACAAGACCCGCGAGCATAGCGGCAGACCCCGCCTGCAGACCACGTTGGACAGTGTCAGTCGACTCTCCAAGCTGCGAAGCCACTGGGCCAGTAACCTGAGGACCCAACAGACCCATGAGGCTTTCCACGATAGAACCCGCCATAAACTCTCCTTTTTAGACCAAATTTAGATTATTTTTTTGAGTCAAAATCAGGAATCAACTTGCAGGGCCCGGGTTTCGGATACACATATCTAGAGCCTAGAGATAGACGCATAAGATTTTTGTTTCACGAACTACAGTAGTCCTCCTTAGTGAAATTTTGGTAATGAAACTCTATTCTCGCCCCACTGCCAGCGCTACTGAATTCCCTCCGCCCAGACAAAGTGCCGCTACCCCTTTCTTCGCGTCCCTCCGCATCATCTCGTAGATCAGCGTCACCAGCACTCTCGCGCCGCTCGCCCCAATGGGATGTCCAATCGCCACCGCCCCGCCATTCACATTCACTTTCTCAGCATCTAGCCCTAACTCCTTCATCACCCCCAAAGCCTGAACGCTGAACGCCTCATTCAACTCGAATAAATCCACCTCATCCCGCTCCCACCCAGCTTTTTTCAATACTCTCCGGACTCCAGTTACAGGGGCGAGCATCACCCACTTCGGAGCAACTCCGCTCGTAGCCTGGGCCTTAATAGTCACCATGGGCTTCAAACCCAGCTCCTTCGCCCGCTCTGCCGACATCACCACCACCGCCGCAGCCGCGTCATTCACTCCCGGAGCATTTCCCGCAGTCACAGTTCCATCTTTCCTGAAGGCCGGCTTCAACGCAGCAAGCGCCTCCGCGGAAGCGTCCTCCCGCACACTCTCATCCTGCGACACTACTGTTACTGTGCCCTTCCTTCCCGGCACGCTCACCGGCACCACCTCCGCGTCGAACCACCCCTCTCTCCAGGCAGCACTTGCCTTGCGGTGCGAAGCCAGCGCATAAGCATCCTGCTCTTCGCGCGTAATCGAATGCTTTTCTGCGACGTTCTCCCCAGTAATGCCCATGTGATAGTCCTCACAAGCGCACCACAGGCCATCTTTCACCATCGAGTCCACCACGACGGAGTCGCCCATGCGGAATCCCTTTCGCCCCTGCGGCAACAGGTAGGGCGCATTGGACATCGACTCCATCCCGCCAGCCACAACAACTTCGGCATCTCCGGCCATCACCGCCTGCGCTGCCAGCGCCACGGCCTTCAGACCCGACCCGCACACCATATTGATCGTCATGGCTGAAACAGTATCCGGCAGACCGCCCCGTAATGCTGCCTGTCGCGCCGGATTCTGTCCCAGCCCCGCAGGAAGAACGCATCCCATCAAACACTCATCCACGCTTGCTGCATCAATCCCAGCCCGCTTCACCGCCTCGCGGACCGCGATCGCACCAAGTTCTACCGCGGTCATCTCTGCAAACGCCCCTTGAAACTTTCCCACCGGTGTCCGCACTGCAGCAACAATCACAACATCCTTCATCGATCAAATACCTCGATGAAACTCTACTCCTCTGGCTGGACCTTCGCACCAACCGGTAACTCATCTCTCGCAACGACAAATCAAGCCTGACGAAGGAAGGAGAAA
The nucleotide sequence above comes from Tunturibacter empetritectus. Encoded proteins:
- a CDS encoding DNA-directed RNA polymerase subunit omega; the encoded protein is MRSDLIFGALTHVNNRYELCQLASKATRKLHKPNTRLQDTTNEVLDRFKDTIPMDESGEAVVEKVQLQERRAA
- a CDS encoding YifB family Mg chelatase-like AAA ATPase — its product is MLFKARSAAVYGIDAHIIDVEVDFSNIKLDQEQFHTVGLPDAAVRESRDRVRSAIKNSGFEIPPTRITINLAPADLKKEGSGFDLPIAIGILGAYGSLHIKDLSDYLLVGELGLDGSLRAVQGMLPIAVAARAKGIPNLIIPASNAREAAVVEGVNVYPVKSLLEVRELLNSAVMGGIKATPLKVETTDLLNEMQHFPFDFKDVRGQQVAKRALEVAAAGGHNILMIGPPGSGKTMLAKRLPSILAPLRFEEALETTKIHSVAGVLDSEQGLVAHRPFRSPHHTISDAGLIGGGMMPRPGEVSLAHNGLLFLDELPEFPRNVLEVLRQPLEDGHVTIARAAMSLSFPARFMLAAAMNPCPCGYFNDKSRECMCTPPMIQRYVSKVSGPLLDRIDIHIEVPAVQYKELRGSAAAEGSEHIRARVLAARERQHERFGAAAERTKGTAKAASRQIFSNSQMNTQQIRSYCELSSDAERLLERAMLQQGLSARAHDRILKVARTIADLGGERDIAVKHIAEAIQYRTLDRSYWA
- a CDS encoding L-serine ammonia-lyase, yielding MNTSLFELFKIGIGPSSSHTVGPMRAALRFTRELTEKNLLEPTARVKVNLYGSLALTGIGHGTDRAILLGLLGEAPDTVDPYTVETKIAAIRNTNTISLGGSKTIPFHEAEDLNFRRNQMYPDPAVHSHPNGMRFTAFDNAGRSLAEEIFYSIGGGFIVSHPELLAERTAEAPASSRTVPYPFRSAEDLLATAKRHNLTISDLLLANEVALLNDPDNIINRPQATASTAAQSPEDKIRASILALWQTMQQCTERGIATEGILPGGLNVRRRAHRLAERLNTIGSKDPLAPIDWVTVYAMAVNEENAAGGRVVTAPTNGAAGVIPAIGNYYMRFIEGTEAEKEEGILRYFLTAAAIGILYKENASISGAEVGCQGEVGVACSMAAGGLVAALNGTNAQVEHAAEIAMEHNLGMTCDPIGGLVQIPCIERNGMGAVKAINAARMAMHETGDHKLSLDQIIATMYQTGLDMQSRYKETSLAGLALNIIEC
- a CDS encoding OmpA family protein, producing the protein MAGSIVESLMGLLGPQVTGPVASQLGESTDTVQRGLQAGSAAMLAGLVAKVGQPGFLGQIFSLITNPANGPSALSGLTSNLGSLASGAASSPVANLGSQFLSSIFGSNMSSVTDSIGRSVGVSSGKAGSLLAMAAPLVLGVLGQHVRQNNLSAADLGSTLKAEAPSFQSFLPAGLGSLFGGASNVASNLTAAVPAKVATGNRWLWPVVLLAALLLCLFWFFNRTKAPVNDAVQTTSTAASSAASALGDFFKTKLPDGVELNIPRFGIENKLISFLGDSSKPVDTTTWFNFDRLLFDTGKATLQPSSQEQLGNIAAILKAYPNVHVKLGGYTDNTGDAAANVALSDARAKNVMEALVAAGVDPSRLESKGYGDQYPVGDNATEEGRAQNRRIALLVTQK
- a CDS encoding acetyl-CoA C-acetyltransferase, which codes for MKDVVIVAAVRTPVGKFQGAFAEMTAVELGAIAVREAVKRAGIDAASVDECLMGCVLPAGLGQNPARQAALRGGLPDTVSAMTINMVCGSGLKAVALAAQAVMAGDAEVVVAGGMESMSNAPYLLPQGRKGFRMGDSVVVDSMVKDGLWCACEDYHMGITGENVAEKHSITREEQDAYALASHRKASAAWREGWFDAEVVPVSVPGRKGTVTVVSQDESVREDASAEALAALKPAFRKDGTVTAGNAPGVNDAAAAVVVMSAERAKELGLKPMVTIKAQATSGVAPKWVMLAPVTGVRRVLKKAGWERDEVDLFELNEAFSVQALGVMKELGLDAEKVNVNGGAVAIGHPIGASGARVLVTLIYEMMRRDAKKGVAALCLGGGNSVALAVGRE